GCCGGGTTCAACACAATCGACATCTCCGCCTTTACTGACCCGACTACATTCTTCTATTGTTTCCTGATGTTTATCGGTGCCTCTCCCGGTGGTACAGGCGGAGGAATAAAGACGACTACATTTACAGTTGTTTTTCTTTCTATTCTGATGTACAGAAACAGTACCAGGGATTTGAGAATAAACAAGAGAACCATCCCAACTGATGTAATAAATCTGGCTTTTATGATCTTTTGGCTCTCAGTTTTGTATATACTTCTCGGGGTGTTTATTATGAGTATTTCAGAACCGGGAAAGAAATTTATCGATCTGATGTTCGAAGCATTTAGTGCGGCTGGAACGGTGGGATTGTCGAAAGGGGTATCCCCAAACCTCTCGGATGTCGGTAAATTGGTTGACATTCTGTTGATGTACATCGGCAGGATCGGTCCACTGACAATAATTTTTAGTTTTATTGGTGAGAGGGACAGCAGCCGGTACTCTTACCCAAAAGACAACATTTCAATGTTATAATATTGAGGTTTTAATTTGAAAAAGAAATATGTAATTATCGGACTCGGTGATCTAGGAAGAAGCATCGCCAAATCACTGGGTAAATCCGGTTCGGAAGTGCTTGCCATTGATGTCGATGAAGATGCAGTAAACGACATCAAAGATCTTGTGGATACCGCTGTACGAGCTGATTCAACCGACGAAAAGGCTCTTACAATGCTTGGTATAGATAGTACAGTTGATGCTGCTATTGTCGCCATTGGTCCCGATAAATTTGAGACAACGATCCTTACATCGGTTTTGCTTCTTGAGAAGAAGGTTAAAAAGGTTGTCGCCCGAGCATCTTCAGAATTACAGGAGAATATTTTAAAGAAACTGGGTGTTCATCAGGTATTGATCCCCGAAGTCCAGGTCGCAAGACAGATTATCAGTCTTGTCACAAGTCAGGATGTGTTGGACACCATCACACTTGGCGAGGACTACAATATCGTTCATCTGAAAAATCCCAGGGCTTTCATCGGAAAAAGTCTTCAGGAACTTGACCTCCGGATTCGATATAATGTCAACCTTATCACCATCAAACGAATGTCAAAGAGTTATAAAGGGAGTGCCCAGGAACCTCATGTTGAAATTTATGGTGTGCCGACTGCATCCACTATACTCGAGGAAAACGATGTGCTAATTGTCTTTGGACGAGATAAAGACATTAAAAAAATAGTGGAATAATGGACATGTTCCCTTCAGCCAAAGAAGTTTGCGATGCACACCAGAGGATAAATCTGTATGTGCATAAAACTCCTGTTTTAACTTCGAGAAGCATTGATGAGCTCGCAGGAGCCTCGCTTTTTTTCAAATGTGAAAATATGCAACGAGGTGGTGCATTCAAAGCAAGAGGTGCATTTAATGCCTCTTTGCAGTTATCAACTGAAGAACTGGCAAAAGGCGTTGCCACACACTCTTCCGGAAATCACGCCACCGCTCTTAGTCTTGCCGCCCGTACATTGGGCATTCCGGCTTATATCGTCATGCCATCCAACTCAAAACGGATTAAGATTGCTTCGGTTGAAGCTTTTGGTGGAAAGATTACTTTTTGTGAACCCACACTCCAGGCAAGAGAATCGACTCTGGAAGAGATAGTTCAAAAAACAGGTGCTGTTTTCATACCACCCTATGATGACTACCGGATTATTGCCGGACAGGCAACGGCAGCAAAGGAATTGATCGAAGAGACGGATAATCTCGATGCCATTATT
This genomic window from Ignavibacteria bacterium contains:
- a CDS encoding TrkA family potassium uptake protein, which encodes MKKKYVIIGLGDLGRSIAKSLGKSGSEVLAIDVDEDAVNDIKDLVDTAVRADSTDEKALTMLGIDSTVDAAIVAIGPDKFETTILTSVLLLEKKVKKVVARASSELQENILKKLGVHQVLIPEVQVARQIISLVTSQDVLDTITLGEDYNIVHLKNPRAFIGKSLQELDLRIRYNVNLITIKRMSKSYKGSAQEPHVEIYGVPTASTILEENDVLIVFGRDKDIKKIVE
- a CDS encoding pyridoxal-phosphate dependent enzyme translates to MDMFPSAKEVCDAHQRINLYVHKTPVLTSRSIDELAGASLFFKCENMQRGGAFKARGAFNASLQLSTEELAKGVATHSSGNHATALSLAARTLGIPAYIVMPSNSKRIKIASVEAFGGKITFCEPTLQARESTLEEIVQKTGAVFIPPYDDYRIIAGQATAAKELIEETDNLDAIIAPVGGGGLLSGTALSVKYFAEGCVAYAAEPAGADDAWRSLKAGKIIPSINPVTISDGLLTSLGTRNFPIIQELVSEIIRVEESEIISAMRLLWERLKIVVEPSSATVLAAVLKSRELFEGKRTGLILSGGNVDLSEMKNYF